TCGATCGGTTCGCCGCGCAGCTGGGCGGCGGCTTTGCGCGCCGCGACGCCCAGCGCCCACTCCAAGGCCACGCGGCGGGCGTGGTCGGGTTCGGCGGCGACGGAGAACTCGATGGCGGCCTTCAGCTTCTCCCACACCCGCGGCACCGCACCCCAGATGGTGGGGTGGACGTCGGCGAGCGCGGCGGGCAGCAGCGACCGGTCGGGCACCACGGTGATCTGTGTGCCGTACACCTGCTGCAGATACAGCGAGCAGAACCGGTCGGCCATGTGCGCCGAGGGCAGGTAGGAGGTCTGGCGGTCACCGAACTCGACCGGCAGCACCGCGTGGAACGCCCGCGCCTCGGCCATCAGGTTGGCGTGGGTGATCTCCACGCCCTTCGGGTTTCCGGTGGTGCCGGAGGTGTAGACGAGGGTGAGCACGTCCTGGGGCCGCACGGCCCGCCAGGTCGCCTCGAAGTCGAAATCGGCGCGGCCCATGGCTTTGAGCTCGTCGAGCCCCAGGATGCCCTCACCGGTGGCGTCGAGGCAGACGATGGTCTCGATCGGCGCGCCGCAGGCGCGGATCCGCTCCACGTACTGCTGTTCGCAGATCACCACCCGGTTGCCCGCGTTGGCGAACACGTAGGCCAGCTGCTCGGGGGCGAGGGTGTTGTACACCGAGAACGAGGTCGCGCCGGTGTGCTGCGCCCCGACTTCCACAGGGTAGAACTCCACCCGGTTGCCCATCATCAACGCCACCGTGTCGCCACGGCCGACACCCAGCGCGGCCAGACCCGCCGCGACCGCGCGGACCTGGTCGGCGTACTCGCGCCAGGTGAGCGTCTGCGTCCCGCCGATGGACCGGACGGCCACCGCGTCCGGGTCGATCGCCGCGCTGTGCTGGAATGCGGCGCAGGACGTGTTCGGTTCGGTCATCGCACAACCCCGTTCGGTACACCCGGCTTTGTCAGACCGTAAGTGCCCGAGTGTGCCGCGTGGGGCGTTTTCGCGCGTTTGCCGTGCACGGCCGACAACTCGATCGCGCGCGGAACCGCAACTCCGGCAACAGAATCGGCGGATTATGTCGTGCCGGGTCCCGCTCGCCTAGGCGACCGGGGCGAGCAGTGTGCTGGGGGAAACGAGCTGCTCGGCCCGCTGCGGTCGGTCGGGCGGCGCTGCCGCTACCGGCTCGCCGCACCGCCGTCCTCACACCTCGACGGGCGTCGAACCGTCTGGCGCACAACCCATTTCGATAGCCACCGGAACGGGATTCCTAGGCGGTCAATGCCGCGACGGCGGTGGCGTACATGGTGTTCTTGATCGCGGCGAGGGTGGCGGGGTCTTTGCCGCCCAGCGGGGTCAGCAGCGCGACGGCGGTGTCGGTGACGGCTCCCTCGGCGGCGGTGGCGTCGACGATGTCCAGGGCCGCGGCGTCGGTGCCGCCGAAGCGGCGGCCGGTGGTCATCGAGGCGACGGCGCTGGCGGGGGCGAGTTTGGCTTGGATCAGCGCGGCCATGCCGGGGGTGAAGGGGATGCGGATATCGACTTCGGGGAAGCAGAAGTAGCCGCGGTCGGCGCGCATCACCCGGTAGTCGTGCGCGATGGCGAGCATGGCGCCGGCGCCGAACGCGTGACCGGGCAGTGCGGCGGCCGTGGGCACGGGCAGGGTGAGCATCCGGGCCAGCAATGCCTGCACCCGCCCGACGTACCACTCGGCGCGCTCGGCGTGTGCGCCGAGCCAGTCCAGATCCAGCCCGTTGGAGTAGAACTTGCCGCTCGCGGTGGTGACCAGGCCCTGGGCGCCGTCGGCCAGGGCGGTGTCGAGGTGGGCGCCGACCTGGTCGAGGAACTCGGGGGAGAAACGGTTCTCCTCGCCGCCGAGGTCGAGGACGGCGATCTTGTCGTGGTAGTCGAGGGTGGGCATGGCGGGTCCTTTCGGGTTCGGGTGCCGGGGATCAGAGGGGCGGTGGGCCGACGGCGAGGACGGCGCGCACAGCGCCGCGCAGGTATTCCCGCGCGTGCGGATCGGCCAGCCGGTCGCGGCGCAGCAGCACGGCGGTGGGCAGGTCGACCAGGCACAGCGTCATGACGTCGACGGCGCGGCGGTCGCCGCGCTGCCACAGCCGGCGCGACAGCCGCACGAGCAGCTCGACCAGCACGGCGTCGGTGGCGGCCAGTTCGGCGGCGACGGCCTCGGGTACTTCGCCGAGCAATTCCTCGCGCCGCACGGCCAGCAGCAGCCGGGAGGAGTCCGGGTGACGCTCGGCGAACACCGCGGGCGCCTCGGCGGCCGCGACGACGGCCTCGACGCCGTCGCTTTGCCGCAGCGCCGCGTCGACCAGTGCGGTCTGCAGGTCCAGGAAGCGGCGGGCGGCGCGCAACCAGGTGCGGCCGAGCAGCTCCGCGCGGGATCCGAAGGTGTGGTAGATCGCGCCGTTGGAGATGCCGGTGGCGGCGGCGACCGCGCGTGTGGTGACCGCGGCGGGGCCGGAGCGGACGGCCAGCGCTTCGGCGGCGTCGAGCACGATGCCGGGGTCGTGCGTGCGAGGGCGGGGCATATCGCAACCATAACAGAGCGATTGCTCTGTTATGAATTGTCAGGGCCCCTGGAAGCCGGAACAGACTCGGCGGCTACGTATTTCAGCAGGTAACAGGTACCGAGGAGTCTTCTCGGGGTACGCATCGGTACTTCCCGTGCTCGGTCCGGGCGACGCTACGATGGGGTACTGTTCGGTCCCTTCCCCCTTGACCGAACGAAGAGAACGGCGCGCGTATGTCACGAGTGGTCACCAAGGAGCAGTACTACGACACCGGGTTGGAAGTGCTCGCCGAACTCGGCTTCAAAGGTCTGAACATCGGCGTACTGTGCCGGCAGCTCGGCGTCACCAGCGGGTCGTTCTATCACCACTTCGGCAGTTGGCAGGGCTTCGTCGACGCCCTGCTCGAACACTGGGAGAACCGCCAAGTGCGCATCCTGGGCACCATGCCGTTCAACCAGGGCAATCCCGACGACGACATCCGCGCCATGTCCGACCTCGCCGCCGGACTGCATCACGCCGCCGAAGCCGCCATCCGCGCCTGGGCGGCCAACGACGAATCGGTCAACCTCGCCCTCAAGCGCGTCGACGAATCCCGCAGACGCACCGTGCACAAAGCGATCAAAGGGGTCGTCGGCGACGACGACACCGCCGCCGTGGTCACCTCGTTGGGCATGGCCATGCTCGTCGGCTACCAGCAGATCGCCGCGGGCGGCGAGAACCTGTCACTGGACCAGCTGCTGGCCGAATACGCACGCCTGATCTACTCCCACGCCCAGCGCTGACCCGCCCTCACCCGAGCAGTTCATCGACGAAACACCAGCGCCACGCCTCACCCGGCTCCACACTGCGCATCACCGGATGGCCACTGACCCCGTGATGCTTCGTCGCGTGATTGCCCGGCGAGGAGTCGCAGCAGGCCACGTGCCCGCACGCCAGGCACATCCGCAGATGCACCCACGCCAGCCCCTCCGCGACGCACTCGGCGCATTCGTCGGGCCCGGCGTAGGCACGCACCAGCGGCGCCTCCCGCAGATGCGCGCACGCCTCCTGGGCCGCAGGCGCGGCCAGCGTTTCGACGCGCTCCTCCTCGGCCTCGTCGAAACGATCGATGATCGACTCCTCCAGATCCAATTGCGCCAGCACATGCTGCAGGATCTCGTAGTCGACATGGCCCGAATCGCGCACCCGCAACACCGTTTCGCGTTCGGCTTGCAACATCGCCAACCGCAGCCGCCGGTACTCCGCGGTGGGTGTCACCTGTTCGGACTCCGCCCGCCCGAGCCGCTCCCACGCCGCGTTCGCCTTCCACGAGACCCGATCACGCAACGTCTGCACCACCCCGGGCGGCGTATCCGGTGTGATCTGCTGTTCGAGCGCCGCCAAACCGGCCGCCGTCGCCTGCTGCAACACATTCGCCTTCTGCAACGCGTCCTCGGCGCGACTGGGCGCACGCAACCGCAGCCACCGCACCAGCCACGGCAGCGAGGTGCCCTGCACCAGCAGCGTCCCCGCCACCACCACCAGCGCCAGCAGCTTCAGCACCGCCAGCAACGGCGTGTCCGGCGCCAGCAGCAGCACCGCCGCCAGCGTCACCACACCGCGCATCCCCGCCCACGACACCACCACCAGCTCACGCACGCCCACCGCCGCGCCGCCGCCGAGGCTGCGCGACACCAGCGAGGAACCGAACACCCAGATCGGCCGCGCCAGCATCGTGGTGGCCAGCACCGCCAGCGCCGACCCCACCAGGGTGGCGTGATCGAGTTCGCTGTGCCACGCACCCTCCACGATCCCGCGCACCTGCAACCCGATCAGCACGAACACCGCGCTTTCCAGGATGAACTGGATCGTGCGCCAATTGATGCGCTCGGCGATGCGCGAGGCGGCGCTCTGCCAGGCCGGCGCGTTGTGCCCGAGGATCATGCCGCACACCACCACCGCGATCACCCCCGAGGCGTGGATGCCCTCGGCGGGCAGATACGCCGCGAACGGCGCCAGGAACGACAGCGTCGTGTCCATCACCGGATCGGTGATGCGTCGCCGCAGCATCGCCAGCAGATAGGCCACCACCACCCCGACCGCCGCGCCGCCACCGGCCGCGAGCAGGAAGTCCGCCCCGGCCGCCCACACCGACACCGTGCCCGCCGTCGCGGCCAGCGCGGTCCGCAACGCCACCAGCGCGGTCGCGTCGTTGAACAGCGACTCGTCCTCCAGGATCGTCACGATCCGCCGCGGCATCCCGATCCGGCGTGCCACCGCCGTCGCGGCCACCGCGTCCGGGGGAGCCACCACCGCACCCAACGCCACGGCGACCGCGAACGGCACCGGCAGCAGCCACCACACCACCACCGCCACCGCGAACGTCGTGAACAACACCAACCCCACCGACAACAACGCGATCGTGCGCGCATTCGCCCGGAAATCCACCAGCGACGTGCGGATCGCGGCGGTATACAGCAAAGGAGGCAGGAAACCGAGCAGAATGATCTCCGGCTCCAGGTGGATCTCCGGCACGAACGGCAGATACGACGCCGCGACCCCGCCCACCGTCAGTACCAGCGGTTCGGACACCCCGAACCGACGCGCCAGCGCCGCCAACGCGGCCGCCGACGCGACGAGAACAACCAGGCCGATCGCGACATGCACGGTGGAATTCTCGCAGAGCGCACGATCGGCAAATGGACCGCGCGGTAGATGACACGTGCGCGGTCCACCGAACTACTGTGCCCGGGCGCACCCACGCGCCATGCTTGTCGACGACAAGGAGGTAGATATGGAGGAGTTCGCGTCCTGGCGGGCGAACGGACGACGCCACACTCATCGCGGCCACCAGATCTTCTGGCGCGACGGAGGCGCAGGCGCCGACGGGACGCTGGTGTGCATCCACGGATTTCCCACCGCGTCCTGGGACTGGCATCGCATCTGGCCCGGTCTGTGCGAGCGTTTCGCTCGCGTCATCGCCCCCGACATGATCGGGTTCGGCTGGTCGGCCAAACCCCGCCACTACGACTACCGCATCACCGACCAAGCCGACATCCACGAGAACCTGCTCCGCGAACAGGGCATCGGCCGGTACCACATCCTCGCCCACGACTACGGCGACAGCGTCGCCCAGGAACTGCTGGCCCGCGACGCCGAACGCCGCGCGGCCGGCGACGAATCCCTGGTGATCGACTCGGTGTTCCTGCTCAACGGCGGCCTGTTCCCCGAAGCGCACCGCCCCCGCCCGGTGCAGCGGCTGCTGGCGAGCCCACTCGGCCCGCTGGTCGGTGTGCTGGGCAGCGAACGCACCTTCCACCGCAGCCTGGCCGCGGTGTTCGGGCCCGACACCAAACCCACCGGTGTCGAACTGCACCAATTCTGGCTGCTGTGGTGCAGCAAGCACGGAAAACGCAACGGCCACAAGCTCATTCGCTACATGGCCGAACGACGCAGGCAGCGGCAGCGCTGGGTGGGCGCCCTGCAGCAGGCCCAGATCCCCATCCGGTTCCTCAACGGCGTCACCGACCCGGTCTCCGGCGGCCATATGGCGCGCCGCTACCGCGAGCTGATCACCACCCCCGACGTGGTGGAACTGCCCCGCATCGGCCACTACCCGCAACTGGAAGCACCCGAGCAGACCCTGCAGGCGCTGCTGGAATTCCACGGCAACCGGGTGCACAAGCCCACCGCGTGACCCCTGGTGTTGCGGACCGGCCGAGCCGGTCCGCAACGACCACGCCACCTATGGTAGACGCCATAGTATGGCGGTATGGCAACCACACGTCGATCCCGCAACGCCCAAGCCCCACGTCCCCCCAGGGGCCAGGCACGGCAACGCATGATCGACGGCGCGATCGACTCCCTGCGCGTGCACGGCGCCAACGCCACCAGCGTCGACCGGGTCCTGGCCGCCACCGGCGCCCCACGCGGCTCGGTGTACCACCACTTTCCCGGCGGACGCACCGAGCTGATCACCGACGCCCTCGGCACCGCGGGCGAGCTGATGTCGACCTTCATCGAACGCCTGACCAGCGACAACGAACCCGCCGCCGCGCTGGACCGCTTCGCCGCGATGTGGCGGCGCACCCTGCTCGACAGCGATTTCCGCGCCGGCTGCCCGATCTTCGCGGTCGCCGTCGAAACCAACGACGAAGCCCCGGAGTTCGCCCGCCTCGCCGGGGAGATCTTCGGCCGCTGGCAGCAGGCCCTCACCGGGATGCTGACCCGCCACGACGTGCCCGCCGACCGCGCGCACCGCCTGGCCACGCTGACGGTCGCCGCGTTCGAAGGCGCCATCGCGCTGTGCCGCGTCCACCACGACATCACGCCGCTCGACGACGCTGTCGCCACGTTGCACGAGCTGATGCCCGCCGCGAGCTGAGCCACCCCGCCGCACGGCACGTCAGCCCTTGACACACCGACTATGGTGAATGCCATAGTCGGGAACAGGGCCGCGCCACCCCCGAATAAGCCTCGCGCGGACACGATCTCGCCTTCCGCCCGCTGACACGCGCACCGAAGGAGCCACCGATGCCCGCCGCCGACCTCCACCTGGAAACGATCGAACTCGAACACACCGGGCGGGTACTCACCGCACGCGTCGTCGCACCACCGTTGAATTTCGTCACCACCGCCGTCGTCCGCGACCTCGACACCCTCACCGCCGCCGTCGACACCGACGACACGATCGGCGCGGTCGTGCTCACCGGAGGACTGCCCGGCCGCTTCCTCACCCACGCCGACCCCGCCGCCCTCAGCGGCATGATCGAACGACCCCACCCCTTCGTCCCCGCCCGCGCCGCCGCCCCGTTCCTGCGCGCCGCCGCGGCCGCGCTACGCGTACCCGGCGCCG
Above is a genomic segment from Nocardia sputorum containing:
- a CDS encoding alpha/beta fold hydrolase, with amino-acid sequence MEEFASWRANGRRHTHRGHQIFWRDGGAGADGTLVCIHGFPTASWDWHRIWPGLCERFARVIAPDMIGFGWSAKPRHYDYRITDQADIHENLLREQGIGRYHILAHDYGDSVAQELLARDAERRAAGDESLVIDSVFLLNGGLFPEAHRPRPVQRLLASPLGPLVGVLGSERTFHRSLAAVFGPDTKPTGVELHQFWLLWCSKHGKRNGHKLIRYMAERRRQRQRWVGALQQAQIPIRFLNGVTDPVSGGHMARRYRELITTPDVVELPRIGHYPQLEAPEQTLQALLEFHGNRVHKPTA
- a CDS encoding Na+/H+ antiporter yields the protein MHVAIGLVVLVASAAALAALARRFGVSEPLVLTVGGVAASYLPFVPEIHLEPEIILLGFLPPLLYTAAIRTSLVDFRANARTIALLSVGLVLFTTFAVAVVVWWLLPVPFAVAVALGAVVAPPDAVAATAVARRIGMPRRIVTILEDESLFNDATALVALRTALAATAGTVSVWAAGADFLLAAGGGAAVGVVVAYLLAMLRRRITDPVMDTTLSFLAPFAAYLPAEGIHASGVIAVVVCGMILGHNAPAWQSAASRIAERINWRTIQFILESAVFVLIGLQVRGIVEGAWHSELDHATLVGSALAVLATTMLARPIWVFGSSLVSRSLGGGAAVGVRELVVVSWAGMRGVVTLAAVLLLAPDTPLLAVLKLLALVVVAGTLLVQGTSLPWLVRWLRLRAPSRAEDALQKANVLQQATAAGLAALEQQITPDTPPGVVQTLRDRVSWKANAAWERLGRAESEQVTPTAEYRRLRLAMLQAERETVLRVRDSGHVDYEILQHVLAQLDLEESIIDRFDEAEEERVETLAAPAAQEACAHLREAPLVRAYAGPDECAECVAEGLAWVHLRMCLACGHVACCDSSPGNHATKHHGVSGHPVMRSVEPGEAWRWCFVDELLG
- a CDS encoding TetR/AcrR family transcriptional regulator; this translates as MPRPRTHDPGIVLDAAEALAVRSGPAAVTTRAVAAATGISNGAIYHTFGSRAELLGRTWLRAARRFLDLQTALVDAALRQSDGVEAVVAAAEAPAVFAERHPDSSRLLLAVRREELLGEVPEAVAAELAATDAVLVELLVRLSRRLWQRGDRRAVDVMTLCLVDLPTAVLLRRDRLADPHAREYLRGAVRAVLAVGPPPL
- a CDS encoding TetR/AcrR family transcriptional regulator, which produces MATTRRSRNAQAPRPPRGQARQRMIDGAIDSLRVHGANATSVDRVLAATGAPRGSVYHHFPGGRTELITDALGTAGELMSTFIERLTSDNEPAAALDRFAAMWRRTLLDSDFRAGCPIFAVAVETNDEAPEFARLAGEIFGRWQQALTGMLTRHDVPADRAHRLATLTVAAFEGAIALCRVHHDITPLDDAVATLHELMPAAS
- a CDS encoding enoyl-CoA hydratase-related protein gives rise to the protein MPTLDYHDKIAVLDLGGEENRFSPEFLDQVGAHLDTALADGAQGLVTTASGKFYSNGLDLDWLGAHAERAEWYVGRVQALLARMLTLPVPTAAALPGHAFGAGAMLAIAHDYRVMRADRGYFCFPEVDIRIPFTPGMAALIQAKLAPASAVASMTTGRRFGGTDAAALDIVDATAAEGAVTDTAVALLTPLGGKDPATLAAIKNTMYATAVAALTA
- a CDS encoding TetR/AcrR family transcriptional regulator, with the protein product MSRVVTKEQYYDTGLEVLAELGFKGLNIGVLCRQLGVTSGSFYHHFGSWQGFVDALLEHWENRQVRILGTMPFNQGNPDDDIRAMSDLAAGLHHAAEAAIRAWAANDESVNLALKRVDESRRRTVHKAIKGVVGDDDTAAVVTSLGMAMLVGYQQIAAGGENLSLDQLLAEYARLIYSHAQR